TTCGCGCAGTGAAGTCAGGCAGTGGGTGGACAATCCGGAAGGCGGACGAACGAAGGATAAGAAGGACGGCAGCCAGTTCAGCTTCGTTGCCGACAAGATCAGCGGAACCTGGCAGTATGGCGGCGTGTTCGAATTCGGCGATAAGAAATTCGACAAGAACGACCTGTCGTACATCTTCGTAAACGATTACAGCGACATCAACCTGTACGGCAGTTACAACAAATTCAACCCGTTCTGGAAACATTTCCGTCAGGGCAACCTGAACGCCTGGATTTACCGGGGTGGTCGCTGGAGCGTGAACAACCTGATGACGCAGTTTCAGGGCGGCTTGAATTTCTGGCTACTCTTCAATAACAACTGGTCGGTTTATGCCGATGGTGGCAGCACTTTCGCCGAGGGGCGTGACTATTTCGAGCCCCGCACCTACGACGGACGTTACTATGTGACCCCGATGAACCATTGGGGCAGCATCAATTTCACGACCGATTACAACAAGAAGCTGGCGTTCGACTTCGGAACCCGAACCTGGCAGGCTCCTTCCTTTGGCGCTTCCAGCTACGGTTATTATATCGTTCCGATGATCCGGTTCAGCGATCGCTGGTCCTTCAAAGTGAACCACAACTGGGATTATACCCTGAACGACCGGGGCTTTTCGACCTTCAACAGTGTCGGCAATCCGGTGTTCGGCAGACGTGACGTACTGACGATCACCAATTCGGTTACCACTCGTTACCTGTTCAAGACCGACATGTCGCTCTCGCTCATCATGCGGCATTACTTCTCGCAAGGTGACTACGACCGGTACTATGATCTCGGCAACGCAGGAGAACTTGTCCAGAATGATGGGTACCTCAACCCGTCGGTGGAAATGCTCTCGACCGATTTCCGCGCCAACTACTTCAACGTGGACCTGGTCTATAACTGGGTGTTCTCTCCCGGCAGTTCGCTGATCATTACCTACAAGAATCAGATCGCTCACGAAGACTCGGCCATCCTACCCGGCTACTTCCGCAACCTCTCCAACACCATCGAAGAACCGCAAACCAATTCGATCTCGGTGAAGGTGCTTTACTTTTTGGATTGGGAGTATTTGAAGAGGCACAAGAGTTAGAGGGTTTCGGGTTTCCGGTTTCCGGTTGGTTAACGTTAAAACGTTTAAACGTTCGAACGTTTTAACGAACTCGGAACTCGAAACCCGGAACAAGATACCCCATCCTTTCGCTATCTTCGCAATCGATGATCAGCGCGAAGGGTATCACGAAACGGTTCGAGCAGTTGGAGATCCTTAAGGGCATTGACCTGGAGGTGGCTCGGGGCGAGGTGGTGAGTATTGTCGGCGCTTCGGGTGCGGGGAAATCCACCCTCCTGCATATCCTTGGCACGTTGGATGTTCCGGATGCCGGAACCCTGACGATTGCCGGAGAAGAAGTCAGTCGCCTGAAGAGCGCCCGATTGTCCGCTTTCCGTAACCGGCATCTCGGGTTCGTGTTTCAATCCCATCACTTGCTCGGGGAATTTTCCGCTTTGGAAAACATCCTCGTCCCCGCCTTGATTGCCGGTGAAAGCCGCACTGCCGCAGAGAAACGAGCGCAGGAACTGCTCGCGCAACTCGGTCTGGCCGATCGTGCGGAACATCGTCCGTCGGAGATGAGCGGTGGTGAACAGCAACGCGTCGCCGTAGCCCGCGCCCTCATGAACCGACCCGACGCCATCCTCGCCGACGAGCCTTCGGGCAATCTCGATTCCGCATCCGCGCGTTCGCTGCATGAACTCTTCTTTCAGTTGCGCCGGGACCTTCAACAAACCTTTATCATCGTCACTCACAACGAAGAACTGGCCAACATGGCCGATCGGAAGTTGCACATGCGTGACGGCCTGCTTCACTGAACATGCTGCTGCGTTCCCTCCTATTCCTGCTTCTGCTAAGTTGCTCACTGTCCGCCCAGGTCGACACCTGGCAGGCCATCGCCGATCAGCCCATCGGCGGTCGTCAGCTCGCTGTCGCTTTCTATGTCGATGGCAGGGGCTACAGCGGACTGGGTACCGACAGCCTGGGGAATTATTACAACGACTTCTGGGCGTATGACCCATCGTCCGACAGTTGGACCCAGGTCGCCGATTTCAGCGGCAGTGCACGAAAGTCGGCGGTCGCTTTTGCACTGAGCGGGAAGGGCTATGTGGTAAGCGGACAGGATACCTCCGGCTTGTTGAACGACTGCTGGAGCTATGATCCCACATCCAACACTTGGTCAGCGGAACAAAGCCTGGGGCAATTCAGTACCAGCAGCTCCGTGGGCCGGGCCGATGCCACGGCGATTGAAACCGACAGCCTGGCGTTCATCCTTTGCGGTTACGATGGCGGCTCTTCCTGGTTGAAACAGAACTGGCAGATCAACCCGCGCCGGGATACTATCTGGACACTGAAACGCAACCTGGCCAATGTCACCGAGAGTACCCTCTTCGGCCGTCGCTGGGGCGCCGGGTTCTCAATCGACAACAAAGTCTATTATGGTTGCGGCTTTTCCTTTTCTCAGGATTACCGACAGGATGTATGGTCGTACAACTATCTGATCGATGCCTGGACCCAGGTTGCCGATTTCAGCGGCGGAGGTCGATCGAACCTCTGCGGCTTCAGCCTGTATGACAAAGGCTACTTCGTCGGCGGCACGAACGGTACCACACAGTCCGACATGTGGCGCTACGATCCCAACCTGAATAACTGGACCGCTGTAGCCAGCTTCGGCGGAGGACCGGTTTCCAATGCCGTTGTCTTCACCGACGACCGCAAGGCTTATATGGGACTCGGGCGCGACTCCGCGGGCAGCAGCCTTCCGCGTTGGTTTGTGTACACGCCCGATTCCACGGTGGGCGTTCCGGACGTACTCGATCACGTACAGCTGACGGCATATCCCCAGCCGGCATCCGAATGTGTTACCCTTTCCGGTTCGTATCAGAGAACGCCTTCCTCCAGGTTGGAATTGCTGGATCAGCAAGGCCGAATCGTGCTTTCGACCGCAATACTCCAATGGCCCATGCTGGTCCGTACGGAGTCCTTACCTGCAGGCATGTATTTCTACCGCATCCTCGATGGAAACACCAAGCGCGGAGCTGGAAAGCTGGTCGTAGCTCGCTAAAAGGCTTGCCGGGACCGGAACTTTTCGCCAACTTGTGGGAACCACCACCCACCCAACATGATCACTTCCCGTTTGCGGCTGTTACTGGCCGTGTTGCTGCTGACCGGTCTGCAGGCCGGCGCTCAGGTCTCGACCTATCTGTTCGTTCAGGATTCCACCACCTACAGCCCGATCAACGGGACGGTGATCGGCGATTCACTGACCGATGACCAATACTTCGTTGATACCGCCTCACCACTGGGTGGTCCGTTGACCAGTGGCCCGGGAATCCCGATCGGGTTCACCTTCGGTTACGCGGCAGGTAATTGCGATGTGTTCGGGATCAGCGCGAACGGCTGGATCGGCATCGGGTCGGGTTCGGTGAACTTGTCCAATACGGCCCCTTACTTTCCTCTCTCGACTACCGCGGGCGGCAACATCATCGCCGGCTTTGCGCGCAACCTCGCGGCGCAGGACGGCTCGCGACTGGAATACGCCACGCTGGGAACTGCGCCCGATCGTGTACTGGTTGTGCAATGGACCAACTATCGCAAACGCGGCAATGTCGGCGACGTGTTCAACTTCCAGATCCGGTTGTACGAAGGATCTAACAACATCGAGTTCGTATACGGCCAGAACAGTTGTAACATCAACTCCTCCTTCGTGCAGGTCGGCATGATCGGCGGGAACAGCAACGACTTCAACGTCCGGGCGAGCCTGGGCGGGGGCGGTTGGACCGGCACCGTTTCCGGCGTGCTGAACTCCGCGACCGTGACGCTCAACCAGAGCGAACTGCCCCCCGACGGGCTGGTGTTCCGTTTCGGCGCACCGCCTCCCTGCACCGCGCCGCCGGTGGCCGGCAACGCGAGCGCTTCCGCCGTGTCCGTTTGCCCGAACAATTTCGTGACAGTGACCCTGCAGAATTTCAGTTCAGGTCCCGGTCAGTCCTATCAATGGGAATCGAGCACCGACAACCTCAACTGGAGTCCGATCGTTGGCGCTATCTCCACGGCCTGGAACCAAACCCTGTTGGCGACGACCTGGTTCCGTTGTGTACTCACCTGCGACGGACAGAGCGCGGCCTCCACGGCTGCGATGGTCGAGCTGAACGAACCCACGCTCTGCTATTGTACCACCAACCTGGGCGGCAACTGTGATCCTGGCTCCTACGGCTTTATCGACCTGGTGAAGATCACCGGAACGCCGCTGATCAACGACAATTCCGGCTGTACGGGAACCATCGGCTTGTACTACACCGATTATCCCGATACCGGAAACTACACGGCCACCCTGCTGGCCGGCTCCAGTTACACCCTGACCGTGCGATCCAGCTTCAACGCGAACGAATCGGTTTGGATCGACTGGGACCGCAACGGGACGTTCGATGTAACGGAATGGTACGACCTCAGCCGCAGCGCCACGCCCAACGTAGCCGACTCGGTGACCATCACCGTGCCCGGCTGGATCATCCCCGGCCGTACCAAAATGCGGGTGCGCAACCGCCTGGCCAGCGCACCGAACTCCGCCATCGACGCCTGTACGCAGATGGCCAGTGGTGAAACCGAAGATTACACGCTGACGTTGGAAGACCCGACGCGTCTTCACCCGACCGCCACGGCACAATTGTTAACAGTATTTCCTAATCCTGCCCGGGATGTGCTGTTTGTTCAACTACCCGAACAAGTTTTCACCGGAATCCTTTCCGTAACCGATCTCTCCGGACGAATGCTGTTATCAAACGCTATCCGAAGAAAAGGCGATGGATTGTATCATCTCAACCTGGGAGATTTGCCGGATGGTTGGTACATCCTGCATTTGCAAAGCTCATACGAACACCGGGTGAGTCGTTTCGCGAGGATCCGGGAGTAATTCAAATCTTTCGCCTGTACGCTTGTTTGCCGACCAGGCGGCCGGAAACGGCTACTCCTTCAACCGGATAAAGTGGTATCGGCAAGGTTTACTGCCGTATCACCTTGAGCGTCCGCACCCAATCATCTCCGGCAACTTGTACAAACCAGACTCCTGCAGCAGGCAGGCTGGTTCTGAATTCCGGCGCATCCACCCTGCTTCGGTTAACCACCAACGCGCCGGTTACCTGGTAAATACTGACCGTACGGATCGGCTTGCCGGCTTGTAAGAACAATTCATCTTCAATCACGCTTTGCTTTAGATCAACATCAAGCTCCGGCACGCCGGGAAGTACACCGTTGGTCCAGGGGCCGATGGTGATGATCAGGTATCCGCTCTCAGTGGGTATGGTATGACCCAAAACCGGTGATATGACAATGCTATCGCGAAACATACATCCGGAATCACAACATAACTCTTCATACCCCGACTGCAGGTAGTAAGTGCCATTCTCGGTAGCAGATGAATAAGAATAGGAATAAGAAAAATGAATTTGTGCAAGTGGGGCAGGTGAAACATCCGGATAGGGCATGTTCAGATCATGCAATACCCGCGTATCCCAACTAATTGTTAGTGGTAATAAAGAATTATATACTATGACTCCTGGCCCAGCAGGGAAACGATTACCGAATCCCATATTTCCAACATTGACCTTGAAGTATTTTCCGCCCGCTTCCCAATAACCAGATAAGCCGCTTGAATCGAGCATTACAGGCTGAACACCAAACTTCCAAGTCGTAGCCGAATCAAATGAACTTAACACAGTTGGATCCCAGCCTGTATATATGGTATCACGTCCACCAAATCGGTCTTCAAAAAATATTGGAAAAACAATTTGGGGTTGGATTTGAGCGCCGGGGATGGAATATGGCTGAGCCTTGCACTGCTGCCCAAGCCCGGAAGCAAAAACCAACAATAACAATGTGCGGAAAAACATTACCATCGTATGAGTACCGGATTCGCCATGGAAGGTACTAAACTTCTCGCCACTTCAATGTATTTCGACGAGCATTTCAGCGCGATCAACGACCAAGCCGATCTCCCATAAATCACTGCCAAAGTCGCCGGAAATCGCATAACCCGGCTCGATCGTCACCAGTAATCCCCCACTCGTCTGCGGATCGCAAAGGGCGGTTAAGTGGTATGGGTAAACTTTACTGCCGTATCACCTTGAGCGTCCGCACCCAATCATCTCCGGCAACTTGTACAAACCAGACTCCTGCAGCAGGCAGGCTGGTTCTGAATTCCGGCGCATCCACCCTGCTTCGGTTAACCACCAACGCGCCGGTTACCTGGTAAATACTGACCGTGCGGATCGGCTTGCCGGCTTGTAAGAACAATTCATCTTCAATCACGCTTTGCTTTAGATCAACATCAAGCTCCGGCACGCCGAGATGCAGACCATTGGTCCATGGGCCGATTCGCAACAGGATAAATCCGGAACTTGTTTGGATGTTATAGCCAGCCTGAGGGTAAATAATCAAACTATCCCTAAAGAAACAACCGGAATCACACAGTAAGTCTTCAGTGTCTACCGGAAAAATGCGTGAACCATTCTCCGTTGCCCAAGTAAAAGGAAAT
This genomic stretch from Bacteroidota bacterium harbors:
- a CDS encoding T9SS type A sorting domain-containing protein, whose product is MITSRLRLLLAVLLLTGLQAGAQVSTYLFVQDSTTYSPINGTVIGDSLTDDQYFVDTASPLGGPLTSGPGIPIGFTFGYAAGNCDVFGISANGWIGIGSGSVNLSNTAPYFPLSTTAGGNIIAGFARNLAAQDGSRLEYATLGTAPDRVLVVQWTNYRKRGNVGDVFNFQIRLYEGSNNIEFVYGQNSCNINSSFVQVGMIGGNSNDFNVRASLGGGGWTGTVSGVLNSATVTLNQSELPPDGLVFRFGAPPPCTAPPVAGNASASAVSVCPNNFVTVTLQNFSSGPGQSYQWESSTDNLNWSPIVGAISTAWNQTLLATTWFRCVLTCDGQSAASTAAMVELNEPTLCYCTTNLGGNCDPGSYGFIDLVKITGTPLINDNSGCTGTIGLYYTDYPDTGNYTATLLAGSSYTLTVRSSFNANESVWIDWDRNGTFDVTEWYDLSRSATPNVADSVTITVPGWIIPGRTKMRVRNRLASAPNSAIDACTQMASGETEDYTLTLEDPTRLHPTATAQLLTVFPNPARDVLFVQLPEQVFTGILSVTDLSGRMLLSNAIRRKGDGLYHLNLGDLPDGWYILHLQSSYEHRVSRFARIRE
- a CDS encoding T9SS type A sorting domain-containing protein encodes the protein MLLRSLLFLLLLSCSLSAQVDTWQAIADQPIGGRQLAVAFYVDGRGYSGLGTDSLGNYYNDFWAYDPSSDSWTQVADFSGSARKSAVAFALSGKGYVVSGQDTSGLLNDCWSYDPTSNTWSAEQSLGQFSTSSSVGRADATAIETDSLAFILCGYDGGSSWLKQNWQINPRRDTIWTLKRNLANVTESTLFGRRWGAGFSIDNKVYYGCGFSFSQDYRQDVWSYNYLIDAWTQVADFSGGGRSNLCGFSLYDKGYFVGGTNGTTQSDMWRYDPNLNNWTAVASFGGGPVSNAVVFTDDRKAYMGLGRDSAGSSLPRWFVYTPDSTVGVPDVLDHVQLTAYPQPASECVTLSGSYQRTPSSRLELLDQQGRIVLSTAILQWPMLVRTESLPAGMYFYRILDGNTKRGAGKLVVAR
- a CDS encoding ABC transporter ATP-binding protein; amino-acid sequence: MISAKGITKRFEQLEILKGIDLEVARGEVVSIVGASGAGKSTLLHILGTLDVPDAGTLTIAGEEVSRLKSARLSAFRNRHLGFVFQSHHLLGEFSALENILVPALIAGESRTAAEKRAQELLAQLGLADRAEHRPSEMSGGEQQRVAVARALMNRPDAILADEPSGNLDSASARSLHELFFQLRRDLQQTFIIVTHNEELANMADRKLHMRDGLLH